From Chiroxiphia lanceolata isolate bChiLan1 chromosome 11, bChiLan1.pri, whole genome shotgun sequence, the proteins below share one genomic window:
- the SEMA3B gene encoding semaphorin-3B, translating into MSRTMILLLLLLHGLAAGHPPPAATPRLKLTFPELRARHGLRLFSLERSCCYEALLLDEERGRLFAGAQNHLLSLALDDINQRNRKIYWPAPVEWREECNWAGKDITTECMNFVKILHPYNRTHLYACGTGAFHPVCAFVEAGQHAEEPIFKLDPRHTEDGKGKSPYDPRHTAASVLVGEELYSGVATDLMGRDFTIFRSLGRRPSIRTEQHDSRWLNEPKFVAVFWVPESEDPDDDKIYFFFRETAVERQQGLGKTSFARIGQICRNDMGGQRSLVNKWTTFLKARLVCAVPGPDGADTHFNELRDVFLLQTRDKRNPLVYAIFSTSSSVFQGSAVCVYTMADIRRAFLGPFAHKEGPNYQWVSYQGRVPYPRPGMCPSKTFGTFGSTKDFPDEVIQFARHHPLMYNPVLPHGQRPLFLQAAVPYTFTRIAVDRVTAADGHYDVLFIGTDVGTVLKVVSVPKESWHHMEPLLLEELQIFQDASPITSLQLSSKRHQLYAGSTTALAQLPLHRCSAYGKACAECCLARDPYCAWDGTTCTRYVPNTKRRFRRQDVRNGDPNVLCSEDPRRGSVPQKQLYGVEGSTAFLECVPKSLQARVLWTYQRTLDDPQREVQMDERVVRTERGVLLRSVQRADAGLYLCHATEHGFTQPLLRLSLEVISAWQAAGMAPAGDPQLTAGAPGRKVWYQDFLQLVERPPLGATDKVCQRLRSRGRPPPPPRTHAGPPGRGQGEEPRKARRRRTHEGPRAERGPRSASPW; encoded by the exons ATGAGCCGCACAATGATcctgcttctgctcctgctgcatgGCCTCGCCGCCGGCCACCCCCCGCCCGCTGCCACCCCCCGCCTCAAGCTGACCTTTCCCG AACTGCGGGCTCGCCATGGGCTGCGCCTCTTCTCGCTTGAGCGCTCGTGCTGCTATGAGGCCCTGCTGCTGGACGAGGAGCGTGGCCGCCTCTTCGCCGGCGCCCAGAAccacctcctctccctggcTCTGGATGACATCAACCAGCGGAATAGGAAG ATCTACTGGCCGGCTCCAGTGGAGTGGAGGGAAGAATGCAACTGGGCTGGCAAGGACATCACC ACTGAGTGCATGAACTTTGTGAAGATCCTGCATCCCTACAACCGGACCCACCTGTACGCCTGCGGCACCGGTGCCTTCCACCCCGTCTGTGCCTTTGTGGAGGCTGGCCAGCATGCAGAA GAGCCCATCTTCAAGTTAGACCCACGCCACACTGAGGATGGCAAGGGGAAGAGCCCGTACGACCCCCGGCACACAGCCGCCTCCGTCCTCGTGG GCGAGGAGCTCTACTCTGGGGTGGCCACCGATCTGATGGGCCGTGACTTTACCATCTTCCGCAGCCTGGGCCGGCGTCCCTCCATCCGCACAGAGCAGCATGACTCCCGCTGGCTCAACG agcCCAAGTTCGTGGCCGTTTTTTGGGTGCCAGAGAGTGAAGACCCCGACGATGACAAGATCTACTTCTTCTTCCGTGAGACAGCGGTTGAGcggcagcaggggctgggcaaGACTAGCTTCGCCCGCATCGGCCAGATCTGCCGG AATGACATGGGTGGGCAGCGCAGCTTGGTGAACAAGTGGACGACCTTTCTGAAGGCTCGGCttgtctgtgctgtgccaggacCTGATGGGGCAGACACCCACTTCAATGAGCTCC GGGACgttttcctgctgcagacaAGGGACAAGCGGAACCCGCTTGTCTACGCCATCTTCTCCACATCCAG ctctgttttccaggGCTCGGCCGTCTGTGTCTACACCATGGCCGACATCCGCCGGGCTTTCCTGGGCCCCTTTGCGCACAAGGAAGGTCCCAACTACCAGTGGGTGTCGTACCAGGGGCGTGTGCCATACCCCCGCCCGGGCATG TGCCCCAGCAAAACCTTCGGCACCTTCGGCTCCACCAAAGACTTCCCAGATGAGGTGATCCAGTTTGCTCGGCATCACCCACTGATGTACAACCCTGTGTTGCCCCACGGCCAGCGCCCTCTCTTCCTGCAAGCTGCAGTGCCCTACACCTTCACCCGCATCGCCGTGGACCGTGTCACCGCTGCTGATGGCCACTACGATGTCCTCTTCATTGGCACAG aTGTGGGCACGGTGCTGAAGGTGGTCTCAGTGCCCAAGGAGAGCTGGCACCACATGgagccactgctgctggaggagctgcagatcTTCCAG GATGCCTCCCCCATCACCAGCCTGCAGCTCTCCTCCAAGCGG CATCAGCTCTATGCTGGCTCCACCACAGCACTGGCCCAGCTGCCCTTGCACCGCTGCAGCGCCTATGGCAAAGCCTGTGCCGAGTGCTGCCTGGCCCGGGACCCATATTGCGCCTGGGATGGCACCACCTGCACCCGCTATGTGCCCAATACGAAGAG GCGTTTCCGCCGACAGGACGTCCGCAACGGTGACCCCAACGTGCTCTGCTCGGAAG ACCCCCGGCGGGGCAGCGTGCCCCAGAAGCAGCTCTACGGGGTGGAGGGCAGCACCGCTTTCCTGGAGTGCgtccccaaatccctgcaaGCCCGCGTCCTCTGGACATACCAGCGCACCCTGGATGACCCCCAGCGAGAG GTGCAGATGGACGAGCGGGTGGTGCGGACGGAGCGGGGTGTCCTGCTGCGCAGCGTGCAGCGCGCCGACGCCGGCCTCTACCTCTGCCACGCCACCGAGCACGGCTTCACACAGCCCCTGCTGCGGCTCTCGCTGGAGGTGATCAGTGCCTGGCAGGCTGCGGGCATGGCACCTGCTGGAGACCCCCAGCTCACCGCCGGGGCTCCCGGCCGCAAGGTCTGGTACCAGGACTTCCTCCAGCTGGTGGAGCGCCCACCACTGGGAGCCACAGACAAGGTCTGCCAGAGGCTCCGGAGCCGGGGAAGACCCCCACCGCCGCCCCGCACCCACGCCGGACCCCCTGGCCGTGGGCAGGGTGAGGAGCCACGCAAAGCCCGCCGCCGGCGCACCCATGAGGGGCCGCGGGCTGAGCGGGGCCCCCGCAGCGCATCCCCCTGGTGA